A stretch of Lathyrus oleraceus cultivar Zhongwan6 chromosome 6, CAAS_Psat_ZW6_1.0, whole genome shotgun sequence DNA encodes these proteins:
- the LOC127094227 gene encoding secreted RxLR effector protein 161-like, whose protein sequence is MQHVKEFSKLMQGEFEMSLIRELNYFLGIQINQLNEGTFICQTKYYNDLPKRFGMEGAKSIDTAMPTNGNLERNENGKDVDVKKYRGMIGYLLYLTAYRPDIMFSFCMCVRYQSTPKESHLKVVKHILRYLYGTSKYGLCYSKGSDCNFVGYTDSDFSSCKSDRKSTTRTCHIFSNSLVSWHSKKHVFVALSIAKAEYVASSSCCA, encoded by the coding sequence ATGCAACATGTCAAAGAGTTTTCTAAGCTTATGCAGggtgagtttgagatgagcctcATTAGGGAGTTGAATTACTTTCTAGGTATTCAAATCAATCAACTCAATGAAGGCACATTCATTTGTCAAACCAAATATTATAATGACTTGCCAAAGAGATTTGGCATGGAAGGTGCGAAATCGATTGACACTGCAATGCCTACAAATGGCAACTTGGAAAGGAATGAAAATGGCAAGGACGTTGATGTGAAAaagtatagaggtatgattggttaTCTTCTATATCTCACTGCATATAGGCCGGATATTATGTTTAGCTTTTGCATGTGTGTCCGTTATCAATCGACTCCTAAGGAATCACATTTAAAAGTTGTTAAACACATTCTTAGGTATCTTTATGGCACTTCTAAGTATGGGCTTTGTTATTCCAAGGGAAGTGATTGTAATTTTGTCGGTTATACCGATTCCGATTTTTCCagttgcaaatcggataggaagagtACTACTAGAACTTGCCACATTTTTTCAAATTCCTTagttagttggcatagcaagaaacatGTTTTCGTTGCTTTGTCAATTGCCAAGGCGGAATATGTAGCATCCAGTAGTTGTTGTGCTTAA